In Oncorhynchus masou masou isolate Uvic2021 unplaced genomic scaffold, UVic_Omas_1.1 unplaced_scaffold_5153, whole genome shotgun sequence, the DNA window aaaaataaaacctgaaaagtggtgcgttcatatgtattcacccactttactatgaagccccctttactatgaagcccCTCCCTTTGCTACGAAGCccctcccctttgctatgaagcccctcccctttgctatgaagcccctcccctttgctatgaagccccctttgttatgaagcccctcccctttgttatgaagcccctaaataagatctggtgcaaccaattacctccagaagtcacgtaattagttaaataaagtccacctgtgtgcaatctaattgccacatgatctcagtatacatacacctgttctgaaaggccctagTGTCTGCAACACCATTAAGCAAGGGGGGCACCACCAAGCAGGGGCACCACCTGTTCTgaaagcaaggggcaccaccattaagcaaggggcaccaccaagcaagtggcaccatgaagaccaagggctctccaaacaggtcagggataaagttgtggagaagtacagatcagggttgggttataataaatatcaggaactttgaacatcccacggagcaccattaaatacatGATTATAAATGTGAATAtgaagaatatggcaccacaacaaacctgccaagagaggccccccaccaaaactcacagaccaggcaaggagggcaacAACGatgaccctgaaggagctgcaaagttcacagcggagattggagtatctgtccataggaccactttaagccgtacactccacagagatgGGCTTTATGGAAAGTGGCCAAAAAGCCATTGCTAAATGAAAGAAATAAGCTAACACGTTTgttgttcaccaaaaggcatgtggaaactccccaaacatatggaagaaggtactctagtcagatgagactaaaattgagctttttggccatcaaggaaaatgctatgtctggtgtAAAccaaacacctctcatcaccccgaggacaacatccacagtgaagcatggtggtggtagcatcatgctgtggggatgtttttcatctgcagggactgggaaCCTAGTCAGTACTGAAGGAATGagggggaaacctgtttcagtcttccagagatttaagACTAGGACGGAGGTTCAACTTCCAGCAGGGcaataaccctaagcatactgttaaagcaacactcgagtggtttaagaggaaacatttaaatgtcttggaatggccgagtcaaagcccagacctcaatccaattgagaatctgtggtatgacttaaagatcgctgtacaccagcggaacccatcaaCTTGAAGGAGccggagcagttttgccttgaagaatggccaaaaatcccagtggctagatgtgccaagcttatcaAGACataccaagagacttgcagctgtaattgctgcaaaaggtgtctctacaaagtatttacAATGGGGGGtgatagttatgcatgctcaagttctgtttttttttgtcttaattcttgctataggcccaatacattatccctgcatattggctatgctcagtaggcccaatacattatccctgcatattggctatgctcagtaggcccaatacattatccctgcatattggctatgctcagtaggcccaatacattaaccctgcatattggctatgctcagtaggcccaatacattatccctgcatattggctatgctcaataggcccaatacattatccctgcatattggctatgctcagtaggcccaatacattatccctgcatattggctatgctcagtaggcccaatacattatccctgcatattggctatgctcagtaggcccaatacattatccctgcatattggctatgctcagtaggcccaatacattatccctgcatattggctatgctcaataggcccaatacattatccctgcatattggctatgctcagtaggcccaatacattatccctgcatattggctatgctcagtaggcccaatacattatccctgcacattggctatgctcagtaggcccaatacattatccctgcatattggctatgctcagtaggcccaatacattatccctgcatattggctatgctcagtaggttatagacccaatacattatccctgcatattggctatgctcagtagactatagacccaatacattatccctgcatattggctatgctcagtagactatagacccaatacattatccctgcatattggctttgcttgaattgcccttCCAATGTtattcttctcagaccatttagaaaatatattttctggAAATAGATCATGTGTTGTATTACTATTTTTACTGGACTGCTgtcctgcatctgatggtcagtctgagggagggagggagcagcggTAGGGCTACCTCTCACCTGCCTCAccgtccctctgctctccctccctctgctctccctccctccgctgagaaaaggggacacagtcttctagctgatggtcagtctgagggaggAAGCAGCGGCGGGGCTGGTTGTAGCGTGGGTGGAAGTAGGGAGAACATGCAAACCTGAAGATGTAGAAGCTTGTTCTCCAGTACAATCTTCTCTGTTTTCAGCCTGGTAATGTCACGCTCTTGCTTGAGTTGAGAATCTAAAACAGAACAACCCAGGCACATCGCCAATAAGACAAGGCAGATAAAGGCTGTGTGACAGATCACAATAGGAATATTGTAAATGATGTTTCCCACAGACTAGCAGATAATAAAAAGTAATATCAACCTTGAAACAGTACAAGTTGTTTTTCCAGGTCGTATTTTCTGTTGGTGAAATCAGAAGGTAGAAACATGAGTACAGCAACACCATGACTTATTCCATCCACTTGTTGTTTTAGTGTTCGGTGAAACCCCTTACAGAACGGATGTCCTGGCGTTGTCCTCCTTCAACCGCTGCACTTCCTCTGCTACCTTCTGACATGTCTTCAACGACACCTGACAAGCCAAACTCACGTCAAATCATCACCGGACTAAACACTCTGCCACCAACACTTCACCATGGTTCTGAGTTCAGTGGGTTGAAACCACGCAGACAAACATCGGATAAGAGTCAGAACGAGGAGGGTTTATTGTCCCGTTCGATAACACTGTTACCTGTGTTTTCAGCAGGTCTTTCTGCAGTGCCGTCTTCTCCTGTCTCAGCTGGACATTATCCACACACTGCTTCTCTGTTGTCTCTTCAGAATAAACATGTTCACAGGATCACTGAGTTACATACCTCAGACAGTGGACTATTACAATGTGGGTATATCAGCGGTCAACAGAAAGTAGAACCAGAGACAATACCTGCTACCATCTTCAGCTGGTCCTCAAGTCTCTTCTTtctggagaacagagagagagagagagggaaagagatgtcAGCGGGAACAACAACCAAACTAAATAGGCTGTAAAATGTTCTTGATGAGTCTTACAgagtctctgtgttgttgttctgCTCCTTcagcctctccacttcctccaaAAGCTGCTGGGACAACTTCTCAGCGCTctacaggacagaaacacagctctgttagagctctccaggacaataggacacaactctgttagagctctccaggacacaactctgttagagctctccaggacaacaggacacaacactgttagagctctccaggacaataggacacagctctgttagagctctccaggacaataggacacaactctgttagagctctccaggacaataggacacagctctgttagagctctccaggacaataggacacaactctgttagagctctccaggacaataggacacagctctgttagagctctccaggacaataggacacagctctgttagagctctccaggacaataggacacagctctgttagagctctccaggacaataggacacaactctgttagagctctccaggacaataggacacagctctgttagagctctccaggacaataggacacagctctgttagagctctccaggacaataggacacaactctgttagagctctccaggacaataggacacaactctgttagagctctccaggacaataggacacagctctgttagagctctccaggacaataggacacagctctgttagagctctccaggataataggacacaacactgttagAGCTCTCCAGGACAA includes these proteins:
- the LOC135535782 gene encoding little elongation complex subunit 1-like, which translates into the protein ATTGACQNCTVLHQNLNEYVAALLVLKQTTIDSDHLLSEYQGKLQRSQRETSKQRIQLDDLQLKVASLGKQHAEYEAVRAELEAKQSAEKLSQQLLEEVERLKEQNNNTETLKKRLEDQLKMVAETTEKQCVDNVQLRQEKTALQKDLLKTQVSLKTCQKVAEEVQRLKEDNARTSVLKYDLEKQLVLFQDSQLKQERDITRLKTEKIVLENKLLHLQERLEKLETEKNK